From Chthoniobacterales bacterium, one genomic window encodes:
- the pyk gene encoding pyruvate kinase, whose product MNATQPTLRRTKIVATIGPASSSPEVIRKLVLAGMDVARLNFSHGSYDDHSQVIKHLREISRELDTPVTILQDLQGPKVRVGSLPGGQIVLVPGEIVALVPEADFSGEAATIPIDYEYVAEEAQPGMQVLLADGIFEMKIVGVEGRLVRCEVVEGGVLKNRKGVNFPNLNLRLPSMTEKDLDDLAFGLEQGVDWVSLSFVRHAEDVRILKRFIADKGLKKPIIAKIEKPQAVTNLEEILDEVEGVMVARGDLGVEISAEKVPMLQKQIIESCNRRGLPVITATQMLESMIVEARPTRAETSDVANAIIDGTDAVMLSGESAMGAFPVRSVETMARIAREVEARIKFKTYPASEKDVARALTEAVNSISSVLDPKYIVVLTTTGYTAHFVAAQRPKAPVIAITTNPQAYHALNLVWGIRPLFAYAVPPTFEGLVDLAESTLIDRQLITTGDKILVLAGVPAGEARGSNFIKIHTVK is encoded by the coding sequence ATGAACGCCACACAACCCACCCTTCGCCGCACGAAAATCGTCGCCACCATTGGCCCCGCCAGTAGTTCGCCCGAAGTCATTCGCAAGCTCGTCCTTGCCGGCATGGACGTCGCCCGCCTCAATTTCTCCCACGGCTCCTACGACGACCACTCGCAGGTCATCAAGCACCTCCGAGAGATTTCCCGCGAACTCGACACCCCCGTCACCATCCTGCAGGACCTCCAGGGCCCCAAGGTCCGCGTCGGCTCGCTGCCCGGCGGGCAGATCGTCCTCGTCCCCGGTGAGATCGTCGCCCTCGTGCCCGAGGCCGACTTCTCCGGAGAGGCCGCCACCATTCCCATCGACTACGAATACGTCGCCGAAGAGGCCCAGCCCGGCATGCAGGTGCTCCTCGCCGACGGCATCTTCGAGATGAAGATCGTCGGCGTCGAAGGGCGCCTCGTCCGCTGCGAAGTCGTCGAAGGCGGCGTCCTCAAGAACCGCAAGGGCGTCAACTTCCCGAATCTCAACCTTCGCCTCCCGTCGATGACCGAGAAGGACCTCGACGACCTCGCCTTCGGCCTCGAGCAGGGCGTCGACTGGGTGTCCCTCAGCTTCGTCCGCCACGCCGAGGACGTCCGCATCCTCAAGCGTTTCATCGCCGACAAGGGCCTCAAAAAGCCCATCATCGCAAAGATCGAGAAGCCCCAGGCCGTCACGAATCTCGAGGAGATTCTCGACGAAGTCGAAGGCGTCATGGTCGCCCGCGGCGACCTCGGTGTGGAAATCAGCGCCGAGAAGGTGCCCATGCTCCAGAAGCAGATCATCGAGAGCTGCAACCGCCGCGGCCTGCCCGTCATCACCGCCACGCAGATGCTCGAGAGCATGATCGTCGAGGCCCGGCCCACCCGTGCCGAGACCAGCGACGTCGCCAACGCCATCATCGACGGCACCGATGCCGTCATGCTCTCCGGCGAGTCCGCCATGGGCGCCTTCCCCGTCCGCTCCGTCGAGACCATGGCCCGCATCGCCCGCGAGGTGGAGGCCCGGATCAAGTTCAAGACGTATCCCGCCTCCGAGAAGGACGTCGCCCGCGCCCTCACCGAGGCCGTGAACTCCATCAGCAGCGTGCTCGACCCGAAATACATCGTCGTGCTCACCACCACCGGCTACACCGCCCACTTCGTCGCCGCCCAGCGCCCGAAGGCCCCGGTCATCGCCATCACGACGAATCCCCAGGCCTACCACGCCCTCAACCTCGTCTGGGGCATCCGCCCGCTCTTCGCCTACGCCGTGCCCCCCACCTTCGAGGGCCTTGTCGACCTTGCGGAGTCCACGCTCATCGACCGTCAGCTCATCACCACCGGCGACAAGATTCTCGTCCTCGCAGGCGTCCCCGCCGGCGAAGCCCGCGGCTCGAACTTCATCAAGATCCACACCGTCAAATAG
- the rarD gene encoding EamA family transporter RarD codes for MSPTSAPLSRQGILYALLAYGAWGLFPIYWKGFGAIPPVEVIAHRLVWSLVFLLILVTATGRLRECLRIVRSPRLVATLALTAALLSINWGLFVHGVNSGQVVEASLGYFFNPLLSVLLGFLILRERLTRLQVIAVGLASLGVFAFGYHVGRVPWIALGIALSFGLYGLIRKMVPVDPLPGLVVETGVSAPIAAAVIGLHAAHGSGHFFDSPGITLLFLGGGVVTAFPLIWFISAAKLLPLSMVGFFQYLAPTLQLAVGVFLFHERFTPRDAIAFGLIWAAIAIFLAGSRRRPRPLEECEPI; via the coding sequence ATGTCGCCGACCTCCGCTCCGCTCTCCCGGCAGGGGATCCTCTACGCGCTGCTCGCCTACGGCGCGTGGGGACTCTTCCCAATTTACTGGAAAGGCTTTGGCGCCATCCCGCCCGTCGAGGTGATCGCCCACCGCCTTGTCTGGTCGCTCGTCTTCCTGCTCATCCTCGTCACCGCGACGGGCCGGCTGCGCGAGTGCCTGCGCATCGTCCGTTCGCCGCGGCTGGTCGCCACGCTCGCGCTCACGGCCGCGCTGCTCAGCATCAATTGGGGCCTCTTCGTCCATGGCGTGAACAGCGGGCAGGTCGTCGAGGCCAGCCTCGGCTATTTCTTCAATCCCTTGCTCAGCGTGCTGCTCGGCTTCCTCATCCTGCGGGAGCGCCTCACGCGCCTGCAGGTCATTGCCGTCGGGCTCGCGTCCCTCGGCGTCTTCGCCTTTGGCTATCACGTCGGCAGGGTCCCGTGGATCGCCCTCGGCATCGCCCTCTCGTTTGGCCTCTACGGCCTCATCCGCAAGATGGTGCCCGTGGATCCCTTGCCCGGCCTCGTCGTGGAGACAGGCGTCAGCGCGCCCATTGCCGCCGCCGTCATCGGCCTCCACGCCGCGCACGGCTCCGGCCATTTCTTCGACTCCCCGGGCATCACGCTCCTCTTCCTTGGTGGCGGTGTCGTCACGGCCTTCCCGCTCATCTGGTTCATCTCCGCCGCGAAACTGCTGCCGCTCTCGATGGTCGGCTTCTTCCAATACCTCGCGCCCACGCTCCAGCTCGCGGTCGGCGTCTTCCTGTTTCACGAGCGCTTCACCCCGCGCGACGCCATCGCCTTCGGCCTCATCTGGGCCGCCATCGCCATCTTCCTCGCCGGTTCCCGCCGTCGCCCGCGCCCGCTCGAGGAGTGCGAGCCGATCTGA
- a CDS encoding nucleotidyltransferase domain-containing protein, with protein MNITTDQIQAELQRIEREQGVRVLFAAESGSRAWDFASRDSDHDVRFIYLPAGAGDCAAPGRREVIEVAAGGLDLVGWSLRKALRQLRESDPALLEWIRSPVVFRADAAFALLFGLLASELSSGARSFGHSLNLARINHRALRGSPVRLKDYLAVLRPLLACRWIERGLGPVPMKFQTLVDDLVEEANLRFHIAVLVARKRAGEELGEAQRIPILDAFLEAELARLEKIAPADPALPAPEPIDQFVREFCLAEAA; from the coding sequence ATGAACATCACCACCGATCAGATCCAGGCCGAGTTGCAGCGCATCGAGCGCGAACAGGGCGTGCGCGTGCTCTTTGCCGCGGAGTCCGGCAGCCGCGCGTGGGACTTTGCGTCGCGCGACAGCGACCACGACGTGCGGTTCATCTACCTGCCGGCCGGGGCAGGGGACTGCGCCGCACCCGGCCGTCGCGAGGTGATCGAAGTGGCCGCCGGCGGGCTCGACCTCGTCGGCTGGAGTCTGCGGAAGGCTCTGCGGCAGTTGCGGGAATCGGATCCCGCGTTGCTCGAATGGATTCGCTCGCCCGTCGTCTTCCGGGCGGATGCCGCGTTCGCGCTGCTCTTCGGCCTGCTCGCGAGCGAGCTCTCCTCCGGAGCGCGCAGCTTCGGGCATTCGCTGAATCTGGCGAGGATCAATCACCGCGCCCTGCGGGGCAGCCCCGTGCGGTTGAAGGACTACCTCGCCGTGCTGCGGCCGCTGCTGGCCTGCCGCTGGATCGAGCGCGGGCTCGGGCCGGTGCCGATGAAGTTCCAGACGCTCGTCGATGATCTTGTCGAGGAGGCGAACCTGCGGTTTCACATCGCCGTGCTCGTCGCGCGGAAACGCGCCGGCGAGGAGCTCGGGGAGGCCCAGCGCATCCCCATCCTCGATGCCTTCCTCGAGGCGGAGCTCGCCCGCCTCGAAAAGATCGCGCCGGCGGACCCCGCGCTGCCGGCGCCCGAGCCCATCGACCAGTTCGTCCGCGAGTTCTGCCTGGCGGAGGCCGCGTGA
- the thrB gene encoding homoserine kinase, which translates to MLSFVRVRVPATSANLGPGFDALGVAVRLANTVTVRRTAAAAPDAMADEAARHFFAAIRKKPFPVAWEIRGDVPRSRGLGSSVTVRLGLLHGLNRLAGAPLDDERLYRLCAELEGHPDNAAPAAFGGFTVARPDGSYQRFAVAPKLRFALLIPDFEVRTADARRVLPKQISFPDAVRSAANASAVAAAFASKNYGALAGCFVDYLHQPARAPLVPGLDRIIAAGVKAGAIGGWLSGSGSTIACLVLDGDAEKIVAAMKRASGFKTAQTVVAAPDNRGVVVTEG; encoded by the coding sequence ATGTTGTCATTCGTTCGCGTGCGCGTTCCCGCCACCTCGGCCAATCTCGGCCCGGGCTTCGACGCCCTCGGGGTCGCCGTGCGCCTCGCCAATACCGTCACCGTGCGCCGCACCGCCGCGGCCGCTCCCGATGCCATGGCCGACGAGGCCGCGCGGCATTTCTTCGCCGCCATCCGCAAGAAGCCGTTCCCCGTCGCCTGGGAAATCCGCGGCGACGTCCCGCGCTCCCGCGGCCTCGGCAGCAGCGTGACCGTCCGCCTCGGCCTGCTCCACGGCCTCAACCGCCTCGCCGGCGCGCCGCTCGACGACGAGCGCCTCTATCGCCTGTGCGCGGAGCTCGAGGGCCATCCCGACAACGCGGCGCCCGCGGCCTTCGGCGGCTTCACCGTCGCGCGGCCGGACGGCAGCTACCAGCGGTTCGCCGTCGCGCCGAAGCTGCGCTTCGCATTGCTCATTCCCGATTTCGAGGTGCGCACCGCCGATGCCCGCCGCGTGCTGCCGAAGCAGATCTCCTTCCCCGACGCTGTGCGCAGCGCCGCGAATGCCAGCGCCGTCGCCGCCGCGTTCGCCAGCAAGAACTACGGCGCCCTCGCCGGATGCTTCGTCGATTATCTCCACCAGCCCGCGCGCGCGCCGCTCGTGCCTGGCCTCGACAGGATCATCGCCGCGGGCGTGAAGGCCGGCGCCATCGGCGGCTGGCTGAGCGGCTCCGGCTCCACGATTGCCTGCCTCGTGCTCGACGGGGACGCGGAGAAAATTGTCGCAGCCATGAAACGCGCGTCCGGCTTCAAGACCGCGCAAACCGTCGTCGCCGCGCCGGACAACCGCGGCGTGGTCGTCACCGAGGGCTGA
- the lpxK gene encoding tetraacyldisaccharide 4'-kinase → MRRWLEGIETFAIDVILERRYGKRAGILRAILRALSYVYRLIVQARLALYRKRVYREHAIGAPVVSVGNITVGGTGKTPVVELLARELTAGGRKVAILSRGYKSVPKPLLRRIGDKIFRKKNIFTPRVVSDGQALLLDSRTAGDEPFMLANNLRGVVVLVDRDRVKSGLYAMENFGSDLLLLDDGFQYVRLEHRFEVTLIDRQTPFGNEFMLPRGTLREPPANLHRATHILITKCVPGEDNAPLIARIREHNRTAEIIETTHRSKHLRNLLTGEVKPLEFLDGKRIGSICGIAVPESFEGGLRRLGAKIELSKFYTDHHRYSDKEIENFIARCARRNVDAILTTEKDAVRIPRLLDAEVPLYYLRVEIEILRGHESWQRLIAQLTTPRPVRTPPPVFA, encoded by the coding sequence ATGCGGCGCTGGCTGGAAGGCATTGAGACGTTCGCGATCGACGTCATTCTCGAGCGCCGCTACGGCAAGCGCGCGGGAATCCTGCGGGCGATCCTCCGCGCGCTCTCCTACGTCTACCGGCTGATCGTGCAGGCCCGCCTCGCGCTCTACCGCAAGCGCGTCTACCGCGAGCATGCGATCGGCGCCCCGGTCGTGAGCGTGGGCAACATCACCGTCGGCGGCACCGGCAAGACGCCCGTGGTCGAGCTGCTCGCCCGGGAACTCACCGCCGGCGGCCGCAAGGTCGCGATCCTTTCCCGCGGCTACAAGAGCGTGCCGAAGCCCCTGCTCCGCCGCATCGGCGACAAGATTTTCCGCAAGAAGAACATCTTCACCCCGCGCGTTGTGAGCGATGGCCAGGCATTGCTCCTCGATTCCCGCACGGCTGGCGACGAGCCCTTCATGCTCGCCAACAACCTCCGCGGCGTCGTCGTGCTCGTGGATCGCGACCGCGTGAAGAGCGGCCTCTACGCGATGGAGAATTTCGGCTCGGACCTGCTCCTGCTCGACGACGGCTTTCAATACGTGCGGCTCGAGCATCGCTTCGAGGTCACGCTCATCGACCGACAGACGCCGTTCGGCAACGAGTTCATGCTGCCTCGCGGGACGTTGCGCGAACCGCCCGCGAACCTTCATCGCGCCACCCACATCCTCATCACCAAATGCGTGCCCGGCGAGGACAACGCGCCGCTCATCGCGCGCATTCGCGAGCACAATCGCACCGCCGAGATCATCGAGACCACCCATCGTTCGAAGCACCTGCGCAACCTCCTCACCGGCGAGGTGAAGCCCCTGGAGTTCCTCGACGGCAAGCGGATCGGCTCGATCTGCGGCATCGCGGTGCCGGAGAGCTTCGAGGGCGGCCTGCGCCGGCTCGGCGCGAAGATCGAACTCTCGAAATTCTACACGGACCACCACCGCTACTCCGACAAGGAGATCGAGAACTTCATCGCCCGCTGCGCCCGCCGCAACGTCGATGCGATCCTCACGACCGAGAAGGACGCCGTGCGCATCCCGCGCCTGCTCGATGCCGAGGTGCCGCTCTACTACCTGCGCGTCGAGATCGAGATCCTCAGGGGCCACGAGAGCTGGCAGCGCCTCATCGCCCAGCTCACGACGCCCCGCCCGGTCCGCACGCCCCCACCGGTCTTCGCCTGA
- a CDS encoding DUF1800 family protein, with product MRLRFFISAGLICLCAAASPVRAGIDRNGNQQSDVWEMLSGATGLPANGDEDNDGFSNRRESIAGTDPRSGASFPSQTVHLSGITAPTVTLRWPSLAGKAYAIERSASPGGPWESLRVAPGTGQMLASDVATNGAAPTFFRVGIDDVDSDGDGVSDWEELALGFDPTTSATDRYFWRKTPDWQPAPYYSADYNRIAEGLGATNVVSVGVVDADVTIGWPDPGVIAIRRSGGLNALTVPITLGGTAVRGTDYDASVTTSVSFPPGAREATITLTPRDTSTLLAPATITVTLGTSSAYTQGSVKSGTVTVKSRPPFDRPSAKAAARFLVQAAFGPDEAEIAKVQALGFAGWIDDQFTRPIGLHQPDMVAVDQQIKADNPTDANARAYGEDYQVPWWNQAMKAGSTADPLRQRVAYALSQIVVISDKVDAIGFYPVAMANFYDMLLQNAFGNYRNVLYGATLHPCMGAYLSHLRNAKEDPSKNLFPDENYAREVMQLFSIGLWELNPDGTRRTGANGQPIPTYDNTTIRSFAKVFTGLTLKKIGGSADPAVRTADDFFWTEDETYAVNMEMWDLESWVYRPSRPWETTSVYYHDRSTKTLLNGVTLPANQRGLKDISDAIDNIFAHANVGPFVCRQLIQRFVTSNPSPAYIQRVAAVFTANKANPQQMRLVIRAILLDDEARNPAKLADVAFGKQREPFLRIANLIKAFDATAANGKFELRYLDRAAAQRPLSSPSVFNFYLPDYQPPGELTARGLVAPEFQITNDITLISNPNYAFDSVTGWREWTDTGPTATYHLGDFNIWGSAYPEGDPRHDKDLVLPDTTAELALANDPDALIRRLDLLLTYGNLSPRQHQIIRDALERITPATHNPTGYPNDYLQARVETAIYLISTSPEFCILK from the coding sequence ATGCGTCTCCGATTTTTCATTTCCGCCGGCCTGATCTGCCTGTGCGCGGCGGCCTCTCCGGTCCGCGCCGGGATCGACCGCAACGGCAACCAGCAAAGTGATGTCTGGGAAATGCTCTCCGGCGCCACCGGCCTCCCGGCGAACGGCGACGAGGACAATGACGGCTTCTCCAACCGCCGCGAGAGTATCGCCGGAACCGATCCCCGCTCGGGCGCGTCGTTTCCGAGCCAGACCGTGCACCTCTCCGGCATCACCGCTCCGACGGTGACCCTGCGCTGGCCGTCGCTCGCTGGGAAAGCCTACGCCATCGAGCGCTCCGCCTCCCCGGGCGGCCCGTGGGAATCCCTCCGCGTCGCGCCCGGCACCGGGCAGATGCTCGCGTCCGATGTCGCAACGAACGGGGCGGCGCCGACGTTCTTTCGCGTAGGCATCGACGATGTCGACAGCGACGGCGACGGCGTGAGCGATTGGGAGGAACTCGCGCTTGGCTTCGATCCCACGACCTCCGCGACCGACCGCTATTTTTGGAGGAAGACGCCCGACTGGCAACCCGCGCCGTATTACTCCGCGGACTACAATCGCATCGCGGAAGGCCTTGGGGCCACCAACGTAGTCTCCGTCGGCGTCGTCGACGCGGATGTCACGATTGGCTGGCCCGACCCCGGCGTGATCGCGATCCGGCGGTCCGGCGGACTGAATGCCCTCACCGTGCCCATCACGCTGGGCGGCACGGCGGTGCGCGGGACGGACTACGACGCCTCGGTCACGACATCGGTTTCCTTTCCGCCCGGAGCGCGCGAAGCGACGATCACCCTCACGCCCCGCGACACCTCGACGCTCCTTGCGCCCGCGACGATCACCGTGACCCTCGGCACGTCGTCCGCCTACACGCAGGGCAGCGTCAAGAGCGGCACGGTCACGGTAAAAAGCCGCCCCCCGTTTGATCGCCCCTCGGCGAAGGCCGCCGCGCGCTTCCTCGTGCAGGCGGCATTCGGCCCCGACGAAGCCGAGATCGCAAAGGTGCAGGCGCTCGGCTTCGCGGGCTGGATCGACGACCAATTCACCCGTCCGATCGGCCTGCACCAGCCCGACATGGTCGCTGTCGATCAGCAGATCAAGGCTGACAATCCCACCGACGCGAACGCCCGCGCCTATGGCGAGGATTACCAGGTCCCGTGGTGGAACCAGGCGATGAAGGCCGGCTCGACCGCCGACCCCCTGCGCCAGCGCGTGGCCTACGCGCTTAGCCAGATCGTCGTCATTTCCGACAAGGTGGACGCCATCGGTTTCTACCCCGTCGCGATGGCGAACTTCTACGACATGCTGCTCCAGAATGCGTTCGGCAATTACCGCAACGTGCTCTATGGCGCCACCCTGCACCCCTGCATGGGCGCCTATCTCAGCCACCTGCGCAACGCGAAGGAGGACCCGAGCAAGAACCTCTTTCCCGACGAAAATTACGCCCGCGAGGTGATGCAGCTTTTCTCGATCGGCCTGTGGGAGCTCAATCCCGACGGCACCCGCCGCACCGGCGCGAACGGCCAGCCCATCCCCACCTACGACAACACGACGATCCGCAGTTTCGCCAAGGTCTTCACCGGCCTCACCCTCAAAAAAATCGGCGGCAGCGCCGATCCGGCCGTGCGCACGGCGGACGATTTCTTTTGGACCGAGGACGAGACCTACGCGGTGAACATGGAAATGTGGGACCTCGAGAGCTGGGTCTATCGCCCGAGCCGGCCTTGGGAGACGACATCCGTTTATTACCACGACCGCAGCACGAAGACGTTGCTCAACGGCGTCACCCTGCCCGCGAACCAGCGCGGCCTGAAGGACATCTCCGACGCGATCGACAACATTTTCGCGCACGCGAACGTCGGCCCGTTCGTCTGCCGCCAGCTCATCCAGCGTTTCGTCACGTCAAACCCCAGCCCGGCCTACATCCAGCGCGTCGCCGCCGTCTTCACCGCGAACAAGGCAAATCCCCAGCAAATGCGCCTGGTCATCAGGGCCATCCTGCTCGACGACGAGGCGCGCAATCCCGCGAAGCTCGCGGACGTCGCCTTCGGCAAGCAACGCGAGCCCTTCCTGCGGATCGCGAATCTCATAAAGGCCTTCGACGCCACCGCCGCGAACGGGAAGTTCGAGCTGCGTTACCTCGACCGCGCCGCCGCCCAGCGCCCGCTCAGCTCGCCCAGCGTCTTCAACTTCTACCTGCCCGACTACCAGCCGCCCGGCGAACTCACGGCGCGCGGCCTTGTCGCGCCCGAGTTCCAGATCACGAACGACATCACCCTCATCTCGAACCCGAACTACGCCTTCGATTCCGTCACCGGCTGGCGCGAGTGGACCGATACCGGCCCGACTGCGACCTACCACCTCGGCGACTTCAACATTTGGGGCAGCGCGTATCCCGAGGGCGACCCCCGCCACGACAAGGACCTCGTCCTCCCCGACACCACCGCCGAGCTCGCGCTCGCCAACGATCCCGACGCCCTCATCCGTCGCCTCGACCTCCTGCTCACCTACGGAAATCTCTCGCCGCGCCAGCACCAGATCATCCGCGACGCGCTGGAGCGCATCACCCCCGCCACGCACAATCCCACCGGCTACCCCAACGACTACCTCCAGGCCCGCGTCGAGACCGCCATCTACCTGATCTCGACGTCCCCGGAGTTCTGCATCCTCAAATAA
- a CDS encoding DUF1501 domain-containing protein, whose product MNPHRPAITRRKFLGQASCAAVGSIALVNTLLNLRLMSSAAAQTPGDSYKALVCLFLAGGNDSFNMLVPRDAAHYAEYQTVRGGLYNATTTAGGLALPNAGEVGGILPLNPLGDLGGRQFGLHPAMSRLQSLFEAGNACFVSNVGSLIQPGMTRALHDAGINVPFGLYSHADQIEQWQTSFPQGRTNIGWGGRAADLLHAMNADNGLSMNIAIGGTNTWQTGNAVFQYGMSPGGVDDLEGYDYDWDHAEWGMSPLRGAAVDSQLAMDYKNLFEKTFAQKSRGAIEAYKIFQSATALPLPGNVVFPKTSVGASFQMAAKTIAGRALLGAQRQTFFIQLGGWDHHDEVINNQQVMLGQISDAVGAFYDALTALGLQDRVATFTASDFGRTLTSNGRGSDHAWGGNHFVVGGGVRGQRIYGQYPALAADNPLDTGRGRLIPTTAVDQYFAELALWFGVPKSSLPLVIPNVARFYDPASSAPPLGFLNG is encoded by the coding sequence ATGAACCCGCACCGCCCAGCCATCACCCGTCGCAAGTTCCTCGGCCAGGCCAGTTGCGCAGCCGTCGGCAGCATCGCGCTGGTAAACACGCTGTTGAACCTGCGCCTCATGAGCTCCGCCGCCGCGCAGACTCCGGGCGATTCCTACAAGGCCCTCGTCTGCCTTTTCCTCGCCGGCGGGAACGATTCCTTCAACATGCTCGTCCCACGCGACGCAGCCCATTACGCGGAATACCAGACCGTCCGCGGCGGCCTCTACAACGCGACCACCACCGCCGGAGGCCTCGCCCTGCCGAATGCTGGTGAAGTTGGCGGCATCCTCCCGCTCAATCCGCTCGGCGACCTCGGCGGCCGCCAGTTCGGCCTGCATCCCGCCATGAGCCGCCTTCAATCATTGTTCGAGGCGGGGAACGCCTGCTTCGTCTCGAACGTGGGCTCGCTCATCCAGCCGGGCATGACACGTGCCCTGCACGACGCCGGCATCAACGTTCCCTTCGGCCTCTACTCGCACGCCGACCAGATCGAGCAATGGCAGACGTCGTTCCCCCAGGGCCGCACGAACATTGGCTGGGGCGGCCGCGCCGCCGACCTCCTCCACGCCATGAACGCCGACAACGGCCTCTCGATGAACATTGCCATCGGCGGCACGAACACCTGGCAAACCGGCAACGCCGTCTTCCAATACGGCATGAGCCCGGGCGGCGTGGACGACCTCGAAGGCTACGATTACGACTGGGATCACGCCGAGTGGGGCATGAGCCCGCTGCGCGGCGCCGCCGTCGATAGCCAGCTCGCAATGGATTACAAGAATCTGTTCGAGAAAACCTTCGCGCAAAAATCCCGCGGCGCGATCGAGGCCTACAAGATCTTCCAGAGCGCCACCGCGCTTCCCCTCCCCGGGAACGTCGTCTTCCCGAAGACCTCCGTCGGCGCCAGCTTCCAGATGGCGGCGAAGACCATCGCCGGCCGCGCCCTGCTCGGCGCGCAGCGGCAAACGTTCTTCATCCAGCTCGGCGGTTGGGACCACCACGACGAGGTCATCAACAACCAGCAGGTCATGCTCGGCCAGATCAGCGACGCCGTGGGCGCGTTCTACGACGCCCTCACCGCGCTCGGCCTGCAAGATCGGGTCGCCACGTTCACGGCGTCCGACTTCGGCCGCACGCTCACGTCGAACGGCCGCGGCTCCGACCACGCCTGGGGCGGCAACCACTTCGTCGTCGGCGGCGGCGTGCGCGGCCAGCGCATCTACGGCCAATATCCCGCGCTCGCCGCCGACAACCCGCTCGACACCGGCCGCGGTCGCCTCATTCCCACGACCGCGGTGGACCAGTATTTCGCCGAGCTTGCCCTCTGGTTCGGCGTCCCGAAATCCAGCCTGCCGCTGGTGATTCCGAACGTCGCCCGCTTCTACGATCCCGCCTCCAGCGCGCCGCCGCTCGGCTTCCTCAACGGATGA
- a CDS encoding DUF4256 domain-containing protein: MKNALRKKELPAPDRETLLATLKARFEKHTSRHKTVDWAAVAARLEAAPGKLWSLAEMERTGGEPDVVGLDKKTGEYLFFDCSPESPKDRASLCYDPEALAARKEHKPKDSAVGAAAAMGIALLTEEEYQTLQTLGEFDRKTSSWLNTPEDIRDLGGAIFGDRRFGRVFVYHNGAQSYYSGRGFRGVLRV; encoded by the coding sequence ATGAAAAACGCCCTCCGAAAAAAGGAACTCCCGGCCCCGGATCGCGAAACGCTGCTCGCCACGTTGAAGGCGCGCTTCGAGAAGCACACGAGCCGCCACAAGACCGTCGATTGGGCCGCAGTCGCCGCGCGACTCGAGGCGGCCCCCGGGAAACTGTGGTCGCTCGCCGAAATGGAGAGAACCGGCGGCGAGCCGGACGTGGTCGGCCTCGACAAAAAGACCGGCGAATATCTCTTCTTCGATTGCTCCCCGGAGTCCCCCAAGGACCGCGCGAGCCTTTGCTACGACCCGGAGGCGCTGGCCGCGCGCAAGGAGCACAAGCCGAAGGACAGCGCCGTGGGGGCCGCCGCCGCCATGGGCATCGCGCTCCTCACCGAGGAGGAATACCAGACGCTTCAGACGCTCGGAGAATTCGACCGGAAGACCTCGAGCTGGCTGAACACGCCCGAGGACATCCGCGACCTCGGCGGCGCGATCTTCGGGGATCGCCGTTTCGGCCGCGTGTTCGTCTACCACAACGGCGCGCAGTCCTATTACTCCGGCCGCGGCTTCCGCGGCGTGCTGCGAGTCTGA
- a CDS encoding lysylphosphatidylglycerol synthase transmembrane domain-containing protein: MKRLISLVVSLGILAVLYWRIDFSKVIPVFTQASLPWLVASLLMVVPLTLLTSGRLCQLMPKAHPLGFLEANRLILLASVLNLVLPSKMGDMAKSVFMADRGHLRGSLALALVVFEKACDMLSLLVWCVFGLLLYPKTDLLFWAMTAAVISGFLGLALLLGSTTFARFCFGLGERFAPGKMKTKIATMHVSWIEMHGYFWQDKAKLAGIAANSLFIWFLHLVQIWMFTIALNQHVPFLANLALSPLAILAGLLPLTFAGVGTRDAALVFFYAPYMPAAAGAALGVLCTLRYVLPALMGLPFLGPAIAEMGGLKKLMARNKAA; this comes from the coding sequence ATGAAACGTCTCATCTCCCTCGTCGTGAGCCTCGGCATCCTCGCGGTGCTCTACTGGCGCATCGATTTCAGCAAGGTCATCCCGGTCTTCACGCAGGCCTCGCTGCCGTGGCTCGTCGCCAGCCTGCTGATGGTCGTGCCGCTCACGTTGCTGACCTCCGGCCGGCTCTGTCAGCTCATGCCGAAGGCGCATCCGCTCGGCTTCCTCGAGGCGAACCGGCTCATCCTGCTCGCGAGCGTGTTGAATCTCGTGCTGCCCTCGAAGATGGGCGACATGGCGAAGTCCGTCTTCATGGCGGACCGCGGCCACCTGCGCGGCTCGCTGGCGCTCGCGCTCGTCGTCTTCGAGAAGGCCTGCGACATGCTTTCGCTGCTCGTCTGGTGCGTGTTCGGCCTGCTGCTCTACCCGAAGACCGATCTGCTCTTCTGGGCGATGACGGCGGCGGTGATCAGCGGCTTCCTCGGTCTCGCGTTGCTCCTGGGCTCGACGACGTTTGCCCGATTCTGCTTCGGCCTCGGCGAACGCTTTGCGCCCGGCAAGATGAAGACGAAGATCGCGACGATGCACGTCTCGTGGATCGAGATGCACGGCTACTTCTGGCAGGACAAGGCGAAGCTCGCGGGCATTGCGGCGAATTCGCTCTTCATCTGGTTCCTCCATCTCGTGCAGATCTGGATGTTCACGATCGCCCTCAATCAACACGTGCCCTTTCTCGCGAATCTCGCGCTCTCGCCGCTCGCCATTCTCGCTGGCCTGCTGCCGCTCACGTTCGCCGGCGTCGGCACGCGCGATGCGGCCCTCGTCTTCTTCTACGCGCCCTACATGCCGGCGGCGGCCGGCGCGGCGCTGGGCGTTCTCTGCACGCTGCGTTACGTGCTGCCCGCGCTGATGGGCCTGCCGTTCCTCGGGCCCGCCATCGCCGAGATGGGCGGCCTGAAAAAGCTGATGGCGAGGAATAAGGCCGCGTAA